Below is a window of Mycobacterium dioxanotrophicus DNA.
TCTATGTCCCCGGGCTCAAGACGCTCTTCCCGCTGCTCCCCCGCAAGGTGCAGATTCTGCCCATCTTCGCGCCGAACGGGATTCTCGGCTTCCAGGGCTTCATCCCGTGCCGGGCGGAGAAGATGGCCAGCCTGATCGTCGACATGTCGATAGCCCGCATCGGCGGCATCGCCGACTTCTATCAACAGCTCGAGCCGGACAAGATGGCCGAGCAGATGGCCCGCGAAGCACGGCCGCACATCCGCCGCATAGCCGGTGATGTCATCAACAGCAACCACCGATGGCTGTGGGACGCGCTGCCCGCGCCCGCCCAGGACAGCGTGATCGCCACGATCGACGCCCGGGTTCCGGCGATCTCGCAGCGCGCCTTTGCCCGCGTCGGCGACCACATCGACGATCTGCTCAACGTCAAGCTGATGACGGTCAACCATCTGCGCCGGAATCCGGCTGTGCTGAGCGACATCTTCAAGGGGATGGGTGCCCCGGAGTTGCGCTTCATGGTCAAGATCGGGGCGCTCGGGTTCCTCTTCGGAATCCCACTCGCGTTGTACCTCAACTGGGTTCACGAAGCCCACCCGCCAATTCTCAGCGCCGTCCCGTCCTGGTTGGTGGTGCTCGCCGGCGCCGCCATCATCGGCGTGGTGGTCAACATTCTGGCCATCAAGATCGTGTTCGAGCCGGGTGACCCGCAGCCCCGCTACAAATACCTCTGGAAGCAGGGCATCTTCCCGAAGCGCCAGTACGAGGCTGCTGCGCAAGTGGCGACAATGATGTCCGAGAAGGTACTCACCGTAACGAATTTCACGCGCGAGCTGCTGTTCGGCGCCAGCGGTGACAAGACCGCGTCCTATCTCGCCGAAGTGGTGGCCGAGGAAGTGGACCAGATTTTCACTCCGCTGGCGGTGAGCGTCGGGCGGACATTGCGGGTGGTCGACTGGGACGATCTGGAACGCAAGGTGAGCCAGGAGATCGTCGACCTGGCCCCGGAGGTGTTCTACTCCGAGGAGTTCAACGACGAGAAGGCCAAGAAGATCGCGGACTTCGCCACCACGAAGTTCCGTGAGCTGCCTCCCGCCGAGTTCAGCGAAATGCTCTATGCGGCAATCGAACAGGACGCGTGGCTGCTCTATGTGCACGGCGGCTTGCTGGGCGTGCTGGTGGGCGCGGTCCACCTGCTGCTGTTCGGCTGGTGACGCGTCAGTCCTTGTGCCGCAACGCCGGCGGTCCCTTGCCGATGATCTTGTCCTGCCGACCGTCGGTGTCCCAGCCACCCGCGTGATAGCCCTCGGTGTCGAAACAGACGTCGATGAACTGCTCACCGAACGGCGTCAGCCGCAGACTGCGGTAGATGGTCACGGCCTTCGGCACACTTTCGATGGCATGCACCGCTGCGGGCTGCACCTCCAGAAGCGCATAGCGGCGATAGTCCTCGACCGGTTCCCGGGAGAAGTTCAACAGCCCGAGCCGATGCAGGTTGGCGAAGTAGTGGTGATCGCGGTCGGGCCAGTGGCAGCCCGCCATCTGAGCAACCATCGTGATGCCGCTGGCCAGCAGCACCGAACCGATCTGGAACAGCGTCTTGGTGCGCACATCGATGACGGGCTGGGTGCCCGCGACAGCCATGAAACGCAGGATGCGCGCCTCGTCGGGCAGGAGTTCGTCGATGATGCGCAGGAACGATGGATGCATGTCGCGCCGCTGGCAGTCCGGCTGGTAGGAGATGCGGATCAGCGCGCTACCGCGTTTGCGCAGCGCCGCAGCCGATTCCGCCGATGCCTGGGTGCCGAGCACCCGCCCGAGCGCTTCGGTGACACCTGCCAGTGGCGCTGACGCAAGCTGTCCGGCACCGAGCACGGGCCCCATCGCCACGTTGGCAACCGTGTCCATGGCGTCGGTGACCGGGTTGTTCGGAAGCCCCATGACATTGCCGAGAATCCCAAGCGCACCAAGGGGTTTTACGGACGCGTCAATGTCCTCGCCCTCCGATTTGCGGGTGTGCTCGCCCTCGCCGCGGGGGGCCGATTCGCCGCGCAGCGCACGCGCGACATCGGTCAGCGCGTTGGTCACCACACCGAGCGCATCGTCGGACCGGTCGACACTGTGCCTGCCGTCGACACTGTGCCGCCCCGCGGATGACCGCGGATCGACATTTTTCGTTGCGCCCAAGGCGATCTCACCAAGCGCGCCGAGCAGGCCGAGTGACTGACCGTCGGTCGGCTCCGGCCGCTTGTCCTTCTTCTTTCCCTTATGCCCCATGGGATTCCCGATCAAATGGCAGGTGTCCGACCTTCACCCTAGGACACCGCGGCGAAAGCGTCTGGTGAACCACCATTTTCGGGCGCACCGACTAGCCCGTCGGCCGCCGGGGGAACGTCCCGCCCCGTCGGGCGTCGTCGTGCTGCCCCAGCGCGTAGGTCGCCGTCACGAGCTCGGCGAGCGCACGCGGTTCACTCAGTGACCGGCCGGTGAGCTCGGCGATGCGGTGCAAGCGGTATCTCACGGTGTTGGGGTGGCAGTGCAGCGCCCGCGCCGTCCGCTCGGTCGACCCACCCTCGTCGAAGAACGCCCGCAGCGTCTCCAACAGGCCCTGCCGGTCTTCGACAGGCAGATCCAGCACTGCGCCCAGCACATCCTGGGCCATCCGGCGGCCCTCGTCCGGGTCGCGCGCGACAAGCCCTGCCAATGGGCTGGGACTGAATTCACGAAGGGCCGCGTCCCCTGGCGGGATCTCCGCCAGTGCGGTGCGGGCCAGATGGAACGCCCGCGGCGTGTCGGCCAGCGATCGGTACACCGGGCTGAGCCCGGCCCGCGTGGCGCCCGCCTCGCGGAGCACCCGCAGCATCAACCCGTGCTGATCGTCGCGCAGCGAGATGACGCCGGCGTACAGCGAGGAATTCACGTGCCAGGCCGAGATCATGCCGTGCTCGGCGAGCCGCTTCTCGACGACGGCGCGGCCGTCCTGCGGCGGGCCGGAGGTCTCGACGACGACCACGACGAGGCTGCCGTCCAGCGACAGCCCGAGCATCTTGCCCACCTCCCACGGGCCGCAGTTGAGCACGATCTGCCCGCTGAACAGCGCATCGACCAACGCTGATCGCCGTCGCTCCTGCGCTGCCACGAGCTCGGCCGTCGCGTCGCGATATACCTCGGTGAGCGTCTGGGCCTGTGCGTCGCACAGATGCCACAGCAGGGTCGCGACCTCGGCGAATGCGCCGAGCGAACGCAGGTCCACGGTGCCACGGACCTGGGCCGCCAGGTGGTCCCACAGCATCGTGTTGCCGATCCGGAAGGCCTGCAGCACCTCGGGCAGCGGGGCGCGCTGCCGCGCCCGCGTCCGCCCGGTCTCCCCGGCGGCGCCCAGATGTGCGCTGCGGGCAGGCTCGACCAGCGCGTCGAGCAGTCCACCGAGGTTGCGCGAGATGGATTGCCGCAGCTCGTCGGCCGAGACCACGTCGGCATGCCGGTAGCAGTCGACCTGTTCGCGGATGGCCGTGTACGCGTCGTCGACCAGCCGACCGAGATCCTGTCGAGCCCGCGCGACCAGGTCGTGAACAGCAGAACCGCTCATCGGGCGCATCGGGGTCATTGCATGAAAGGTAATGCCCGCGCTGCTCGAACACACTGGCCGCGAACGACAGTGTCGGGCGTCGGTATCGGCCCCCGAGGACAAACGCCCGGGCCCTTCCCTCCAAAACTTGACACGTGTAAAGTTCGCCGCCATGGACAACATCAGGGGCAAGACCATCGCGATCACCGGCGCCGCCCGCGGTATTGGTTATGCCACCGCCAAGGCCCTGCTGGCCCACGGCGCCCGCGTCGTGATCGGCGACCGGGACGTGGCGCTGCAGGAATCCGCGGTCGTCGAGTTGACCAAACTTGGTCCGGTCTCGGGCTACCCGCTCGACGTCACCGACCGGGAATCCTTCGCCACCTTCCTCGACAAGGCCCGCACCGACGGCGGCGGCCACATCGACGTGCTCATCAACAATGCGGGCGTCATGCCGATCGGTCCGTTCCTCGAGCAGACCGAGCAGTCGATCCGGTCGTCCATCGAGGTCAACGTGTACGGCGTGCTCACCGGCTGCCAGCTCGCGCTGCCGGAGATGGTCAAGCGCCGCAGCGGCCACGTCATCAACATCGCCTCGCTGTCGGGGCTGATCCCGCTGCCCGGACAGGTGGTGTACGTCGGCGCCAAGTACGCGGTCGTCGGGCTGTCCACGGCACTGGCCGACGAGATGGCGCCGCACGGCGTCAACGTGTCGGTGGTGATGCCGCCGTTCACCAACACCGATCTCATCGCAGGCACCAAGTCCAGCGGGCCCATCAAGCCGGTCGAACCCGAGGAGATCGCCGCGGCGATCATCAAGACGCTCAACAAGCCCAAGACCCACGTGTCGGTGCCGCCGCCGCTGCGTTTCACCGCTCAGGCCGCCCAGCTGCTGCCGCCGCGCGGACGCCGTCGGCTCAACAAGGCACTGGGCCTCGACACCGTGTTCCTCGAGTACGACGCCGCCAAGCGCAAGAGCTACGAAGACCGCGCGCAGGCCGCCCAGGGTGTCATCGAGAGCTGAGTTTCTCCGCCGAACAGACAGTGAGGTCCGCGACACGCGGCGTGTCGCGGACCCCCGTGTCTGCTCGCGCTAGTAGGTGATGGACGCTAGTAGGTGATGGGCTCGATCAGGGACGAGGGCTCATCCATCAACGCCCAGAAGCGATCTCGGATAGCCGCGGTGAGCGGGCCGGGCTCACCCTTGCCGATGGGCTCGCCGTCGAGGGTGTTGATCGGAGTGACGCCGCCCGCGGTCGTGACGGCCATGAGCTCGTCGGCCTCGTAGAGCTCGTAACTCGTCACGTCCCGCAGCGTGGCCTCGATGCCCATCTGATCGGCGATCTCGAACACCGTCTTACGGGTGATGCCCGGCAACGCATTTCGCGACGGCGAGGCCAGCTTGCCGTCCTTGACGATGACGACGTTGAAGCCCGGTCCCTCCGCCACGCAATTGTCGGCGTCCATCAGGATGGCGGTGCGGGCGCCGCGGTCCTTGGCCTCGAAACTGGCCGCGGTGAGATCGCCCCACTGGTAGTTCTTGATGGTCGGGTCGACGGTGTTGCGCCCGGCCCGGCGCACGTGGCGCGGTACGACGGCCGTGGTGCCGAAGATCTGCTCGGCAGGCGGGAAGGCCCACAGGTACGGGATGGCGTAGATGTAGACCTGGTGGGTGAGCTTGGTCAAGTCCTTCTCGCCCTTGCGTTTTCCGTATCCGCGGGTGACGGTGAGATTGACGAACGACTCCCGCAGCTGCGACAGCGACACACATTTCTTGGTGATCTCGGCCAGCTCGTCCTTGGAGTAGCCGGCGTCCAGACGCAGCTTGGCCGCGCCGTCGAGCAGCCGGTCGAGGTGGTCGCCGAGCCGGAAGATGTTGCCGTGCCAGACATGTGCGACGGTGTAGGTCAGGTCGGAGTGGCCGAACCCGGTGTCGAAGATCGAGATCTTGGCGTCCTCGGCGGGAATGAACTCTCCCTCGATCCACGCGGCACCGCCCGCGAAGGGGCTCGACTCGTCGAGTTCGTAGTCGCTGTACTGGATTACCGAGCCCGCGGGGGTGGCCTCGCGGATCGCGCCGGGTTCGACGGCGACCAGGTTGGAGGTGCCGGCATCTGTGACTGTCATAGCAATTTCCTTCGGTGTGGAGTTGGCTCTGCCGCCACGGCGCAAAAGTACGAGTGATCGGCGCCGTGACCGCAGACTCAGGCGGTAATCAGGAAGCGTGGGTCTTGACGTAGTCGGCACCGGCGTCGCCGCGGCGCAACCGCGCTTTCAGGCCGGTGGCCCACCAGGCCGCCGCGATGGCCGCGACGCCGAGGAAAACCCATTTGTTGTTGGTGAATTGGGGCAGGAAGAGCAGGGTGACGGCGACTCCGACGAAGATCACCAGGGCTGCGATGTAGAGCGGCAGCCGGAACCGGCCGAGGTCGAACGTGCCGGGTTCGGCGGCGGGAATGGTCCCGCGCCGGTAGCCGACCAGCAGGCCGATGGTCTGCAGGATGTAGACGAAGAAGAACAGCAGCGACGCGATGCCGATGATGTAGTTGAACGCCTCCTCGTTGACCAGGGCGGACAACAGCAGCGCCGCGGACAGGCAGCCCAGCCCGATCACCGCGTAGGTCGGCGTCTTTCGGGTCGGCGAGACGTGCCGCCAGATGTGCGAGAACGGCAGCATGTTGTCGCGGGCCATCGAGTAGGTGAGCCGGGTGGCGACCAGGATGTTGGCCAGCAGGCAGGCCAGGATATTCGTCAAGGCAACGGCGACAACGATTTTCGTCACGACCGGGCCGGCCTGCTGGTTGATGATCTCTTCGATCGGTGCGGCCTGGTTGGCTGCGACCGCACCGGCGTCGCGGATCGCCAGCACGTAGACGATGTACATCAGCAGTTCGATGACGATGGACGTCACCAGTGCGTAGAACATCGTGCGAGGCACGACCTGACGCGCGTTGCGGGTCTCCTCGGCGACATCGGCACCGGACTCCACCCCGATCAACCCGAAGAACGGTCCGAGGGCGGCCGCCAGCCAGGCCAGCACGTAGGAGTTCTTGTCACCGGACTCGCCGCCGGTGAACAGCACCGAAATGGGTTGATGGTGTTCGGGGGCCGAGAACGCGATGACAGCGACCAGCAGCGTGGCGCCGACCGTGATGACGAGTTCGAGGCTGACGCCGATGTTGTTCACCATGGTCGCGAAGCGCACGCCGTAGATGTTGATCAGGACGCAGACGAAGACGACGCCGATGGCGAGCAGGATCTGAGCGCTCTGGCTCATGGTCCAGCCGAACAGTCCACCGAGATAACCGGACAGGATGAAGCCGACGCCGGTCATGCCGCAGACCCAGCCCATCAGCGCGATGAACCCGGTGAACCAGGCCAGGTCGGGCCCGTTGATCCGGCTGATCCACTGATACGAGTAGCCCGCGAGCGGCAGCTTCGCGGTCAGATCGGCGGCGATCAACGCCCACAGCGCGAACACCGCGCCGGCCAGCAGCAGCGTCCATACGAACGGCGCTCCCGCGGTGAAGTAGCCGGCACCGAAGCCGGTGAACACCGCGGTGGTGGCGCTGATGGTGGCGAAACCGATGGCGAACGAAGCCAGCTTGCCGACCGACCGGTCCAGCTTCTGGGTGTAGCCCAGCTCGGCCAGCTTGGCGTCTTCGGCGTCGAGCGGCTGGTGGGGGTTGGGTGAATGAGTGGGTGAAGCCAGTGCGTCGGTCATGATCACTCCAGGTCAGGTAAGGCAAGTGAACGACTGATGTAAGGAAATCGCCACCGGTCGGCTACCGGAAGTTCCATCTTTTGATGGAGTGATAACCGTGCTTTATCAGTGCTGCGTGGCGGGCACGGCCACTTCCTCGCCCTCCCCGAAATTCCATTCCCGCTGCACGTGCCTGATCAACGCGTCGGCCTGCGGGGTGATCGCGGCGGGATGCCACGCCAGCGCGACATGGCTGGCCGGCCGATCCACAATCGGCACGTAGACGATGCCCGGCCGGTCGTAGAACCGGGCCACCGACGACGTGGTGAAGCTGATGCCCAAACCGCGCGCGATCGACGTCGTCTCCGCCTCGTAGGTCGCCGCCACCGCCGCGATGGTCGGCGGACGGTTGCCCCGGGCGTCCATCGCGAGCCAGTAGTCCCGCCAGGTCCCCGCGGTGACCGGCGCGCAGACGATGGGATCGTCGAGCAGCTCGGCGATGTGGACCTCGGTGCGGTCGGCCAGCCGATGATCGCGCGGCAGGCACGCCACCCAGGTCTCGGAGTCCAGGATCAGCATGCGGTGCTCGGGCAGATCCACCGGCGGCCGGATGAGCGCGACATCGGTGGTCCCCGCCGCCAGCCCGGCGGTCGGGTCGGCGAAGTCGAATTCGATGGGTTCGACGCGGACGTCGGGGTACGCCGCCTCGAAATGCCGCACGATCCGGAACAGCAGGTCGGCACCGGTGCCGATGAGATATCCGACCCGCAACCGGCCCTGCCGGGTACCCGAGAGCGTCACGAGGTTGGCCACCACCGCGTCGACACCGGCGAGGGCCTGCTGCACCTGCGGCAACCAGGCCGCACCCAGATCGGTCAAGGCGACCTCGCGGGTGTTGCGGTTGAGCAGCACCACCCCGAACGCCTGCTCAAGCTGTTTGATGGCCGTCGACAGCGCGGGCTGCGTGATGAACAGCCGCTCGGCGGCACGCCGGTAGTTCAGCTCTTCACCCAGCACCGCGAAGTACCGCAGCTGACGCAGGGTGACGTCGGTCATGGCCGCGGGCGTCTAACCGAACTCCGGGACCGGATCGCCGGCGCGGTAGGCCTCGATGGCATCGAGGTGCTCGACGAACGCGTCGTGCCCGAACTCGTGGCTGTCGGTGCTGCCGACGAACACCACGCGCACGATCGCGCCGTCCTCGGCCGCGTCCAGCCAGAGCGAGGTCACGGGCAGGCCGTCATCGACCTCGGCACCGGACGGTTCGTAGAACCACGCGGCAACCTCGTCGCTGGAGGTTTCCTCGTCAAAAGTCCAGCCGCGCTCGGTGATTCGCTCGTCGAACTCGGCCAGGTCGGCCACGACGGCGTCCTGGATAGCCGACAGCTGCTCGACGACCTCCTGCGGTACCCAGCGCGAGTTCTGGGTCGCCTGCCGCTTCTTGCGACGGGCCTTCTTGCCGTCGGACGCCCGGGACACGCCTCAGCCCAGGGCCTGGTCGAGGTCGGCGATCAGATCTTCGGTGCCTTCCAGACCGATCGAGATCCGCACGACGCCGTCGCCCAGTCCGATCGCCGCGCGCCCTTCGGGCCCCATGGCGCGGTGGGTGGTGGTCGCGGGATGCGTGACGAGCGTCTTGGCGTCGCCGAGGTTGTTGGAGATGTCGATGACGCGCAGCTTGTCGAGCACCTCGAAGGCCCGGTCCTTGCCGCCATCGAGCTCGAAGGTGACCACGGTGCCGCCGCCGCGCATCTGCCGCTTGGCCAGGTCGTATTGCGGATGTGACTCCAGGAACGGGTATTTCACCCAGTTCACGCCCGCCTTGCTCTCCAGGAACTCGGCGACCTCAAGGGCCGACCGGTTGGAGTAGTCCACCCGAACAGCCATGGTCTCAAGGCCTTTCAGCAGCGTCCAGGCGTTGAAGGCACTGATCGCCGGGCCCGTGTGACGCATGAGCTTCTGCACCGGGCCGTCGATGTACTCCTTGTCGCCGAGAATGGCTCCCCCGAGTACGCGGCCCTGACCGTCGATGTGCTTGGTGCCCGAGTACACCACGACGTCGGCGCCCAGCGGCAGGCCCTGCTGCAGCAGCGGGGTGGCAAAGACGTTGTCCAGCACCACCTTTGCCCCGGCCGCGTGCGCCAGCTCGGACACCGCGGCGATGTCGACCAGCGACTGCATGGGGTTGGACGGCGTCTCGAAGAACACCGCCTGCGTCGGCACCGACAACGCCTTCTCCCACTGGGAGAGATCGTCGCCGTCGACGAACACCGCCTCCACACCCCACCGGGGCAGGATCTCGTTGCACACCACGAAGCACGAACCGAACAGGCTGCGCGCGGCCACCAGCCGGTCGCCGGCGCCCAGCAACGCGCCGAGCGCGGTGAACACCGCGGCCATGCCGGTGGCGGTGGCGAAGCACGCCGGAGCGTCCTCGATGAGCCGCAGCCGCTCCTCGAACATCGAGATGGTCGGGTTGCCGTAGCGCGAGTAGACAAATCGGTCGATCTCACCGGTGAACGCCTTTTCGGCGGCCGCCGCACTCTCGTAGACGTATCCCGACGTGAGGAACAGGCCCTCGGCGGTCTCCTCGAACTCCGACCGGAGCAGGCCACCGCGCACTCCGATGGTGGCCTGGCTGACGCCGTCGGGCAGCGGTGCGGGGATCCGCACAGATGGTGTTTCTGCTCCTCGCGTGCGCGGCGGCACAGATGGGTTGTCAGTCATGCCGTCCTCAACTCTGCTTCCAGGGCAAACCGACGGCCTTCCAACCGGTAGCGCCGCGGTGGCGGTTCTCGTCGAGGTTGCCCTCGAAGCCGTCGAGCACGTTGTAGGACGGGCCGTAGCCCGCTGCGGTCGCAGCCTCGGCGGCACCGATCGAGCGGTTGCCGGAGCGACACAGAAAGACCACCGGGCGGTCAGCGGAGTCGACCTTGCCGCGCAGATCGTCGACGAAAGCATCGTTGTGGCTGCCGTCGGTGTGATTCCACTCGATGTAGACCACGTCGCGGCCCAGCTGGCTCAGATCCGGAACGCCGACGAAGCGCCACTCGGCGTCGGTACGACAGTCCACCAGCACGGCGCGAGGGTCCTCGCTCAGCAGTTTCCACGCCTCCTGCGGCGTAATGTCCCCTGCATAGCTCACGGCCGTGAGTCTTTCACACCACCGCACACGCGCCATGCGCCGTCCTCGCGCACGAAGGTCGTCTCGGCGTCGAGCTTGGTGTCGGGTGCCTTGTCGAAGTGATAGACCACAGTGCCGGTGGCGCGGTCACCGTCGATGTGCACACCTGTCACGTCGTCGACGAACCGGGCGCCCTGCTTGGCCACCGAATCGCGTTGCCGGGCAAGGAAATCAGCCTCGGTGCCGCGTTGGTCGCGACAGGTGTAGTCGCCGAACGCGCTCCAGTTCTCCCGCTGCATGGCGTCGTTCTGCCCGACCGCGGCGCGTCCCACCCGCTGCTCCTCGGACAGGCCGTCACCACTGGACAGCACGTTGGCCACGGTAATGCCGATCACGACGAGCACAATGATGGCCAACGCCCCCAGAAACGGCGCCATCGTCGGCCGGTCGACCGGTTCGTCGGCCATCACGAGAAGAGCTTGCGCAGGGCGGTACCCACCCGACGGGCCCGGTCGCGCGCGACGATCACATCCGGCGCGGTGGCCAGGGCCATCCCGAGCCGCCGCCGGCCATCGGAGTCGTCGCCGCCGGCGAACAGCCGCACGTCGCTTTCCGAGGTGACCAAGGCGTCGGCGAGCACCGCGGCGACGGTGCTCGCGTCGGCGGATTCGGAGGTGCCGTAGCTGACCTCCGCCGCGGCAGGCGAAATCATGATGGTGTCGACCGCCAGACCGAGGATCGCCCTGGCGTGCAGCTCGAACTGGGTCAGTCGCTGCGAACGCACCGTGACCAGGCCGCTGTCCCCCGGACCGACGCGGACATCGGCGAAGTACACATCGTCACCCTGCACCAGCAGCTCGACGGCGAAGACGCCACGTCCGCCCAGCGAGTTGACGATGCGCGCGGCGATGGATTTCGCGCCGTCCATCGCCGCAGGCGCGAGCCGCTGCGGCTGCCACACCTCCAACACATCACCGTCGTCGTCACGGTGACCGATCGGCTCACAGAAGTGCACAGCCGGTCCGGCCGGGCCGGTCGTGCGGATGACGAGCAGCGTGATCGCGTGTTCGACCTCGACCACCGACTCGGCCAGCACCCGCATGACCCCGCCCGCAGCGGTCGCACGATCCCACGCCGGCTCGATGTCATCGGGACGCAGCAACACCGACTGGCCGTCCTCCAGCGAACCCGCGACGGGCTTGACGAGCAACGGGTATCCGGCGTGCTCGGCGACGGCGGTCAGCTCGTCGACCGACCCGGCAAACCAGAACGGCACGGTCGGCAACCCCAGCTCGTCGGAAGCCAGCCGCCGCAGGCCCTCACGATCCTGGCTGAGCCGGATGCTGCGCGGAGTCGGCAGCACCTCGGTGTCGCCTTGCTCGGCCACCGCGATCAACGCGTCGGCCGCGACCGCGCCGGACTCGGTCACCACATAGTGCGGACGCTCGCGCTCGATCAGCGCGGCGAGTTCTTCGGTGTCGTCTCCGCGGTCCGCCGCGACCACGGCAACGCCCAGCCGCTCGAAGGCCAGCGCCAGCTCACGGCTGGATTCACCGGCGCCCAGCATGAGCGCGGTGGTCCGCCGTGGCGCGGGTTCCTCAGGCAACGGCTCCGGCTCGCGCACGCGAGGAGCAATAACGGTGGAGGGTTCTGCCGGGGCATCGTCAGGCTCGGCGTCCGTCGGCTCGGCGTCCGTCGGCTCCGCGTCCATCGGCTCCGCCTCCGGCGGGGTCGCAGGCTCCACCGCCTCCGGAGCAGAAGATTCCTGCGCCGATTCGGCTTCTTCGGTCTTCTCGCCGGCCTCTTCGAGGGCTGCGTCAATCGAGTCACTCATCGCGCCACCAAGACTGCCAGATCGTCATCCGACGCGATGGTCGATGTAGCACCAACGCCAACTCTCGCCCGGTTCGGCCGACCGCATGACGGCATGCCCGCTCTGCTTGAAGTGTGCGGTGGCGTGGTGGTGCGGGCTGGAATCACAGCAGCCGACATGCCCACACGTCATACACATCCGCAGGTGGGCCCAGTTGTTCTCGCCGTCCTCCGCGCATTCCTGACACCGCCCGGGGGTAATCGGCTCGGGTTCGTCCACGGCGGCAGCGAGGTGCTCACACGTCGTGGGCACCGCGGTCGGCTCCTGCCGGCGTGATCTCCTCAACATGTTGATCAAGGATAGGACCGGACGCGAAGGAGGATCGACGACGTGGGTGTCTCACTCTTGGCAGCTCTCGTGGTCTCGGTGCTGCTGGCCGCGGTGGCCCGCCGCTGCGACGTTTCGGCGCCGTTGGCCCTCGTGGTGGCCGGGTTGGCCGCCAGTGCGGTCCCCGTTCTCCACGACGTCCACCTCGACCCCGAGCTGGTGCTGTACGTCATCCTTCCGCCGCTGCTGTGGTCCGCCGGGCTGGAGAGCAGCTACGTGGCGATGCGCAAGAACATCCGGACCATCGGACTGCTGGCGGTCGGGTTGCCGCTGGCGACGACGCTGGTCGTGGGGATCGTGGCGTTCCACACCGTGCCCGAACTGACCATCCCCGCCGCACTCACCCTTGGCGCGATCGTCGCGCCGCCCGACGCGGTGTCGGCCACCGCCATCGGCCGCAGGCTCGGGTTGCCGCGCCGCATCATGACCCTGCTTGGCGGGGAGAGCCTGCTCAACGACGCGACCGCCCTGACCGCGTACAAAGTGGCGCTGGCCGCGTCGATCGGCGCGGCGGCCACGTGGCAGCGCGGTCTTGGCACGTTCGCCTTGGCGGCGGTCGGCGGCATCGTGGTGGGCGTCACCCTGGGCATGGTCGTGCACTACATCCGCACGCGGCTCGACGATCCGCTGGTGGAAAGCGCGATCGGACTGGTGGCGCCGTTCACCATCTATCTCGTCGCCGAGGAGGTGCACGGCTCCGGCGTGATCGCGGTGGTGGTCGCGGCGCTGCTGCTGGGGCAACGGGAGACCGACGCCGGTTACGCGACCCGGCTGCAGGACACCGCGGTGTGGAAGGCGCTGCAGTTGGTGCTGGAGTCGTTCGCGTTTTTCCTGATCGGGCTGCAGCTGCCCAAGGTGATCGGCGAACTCACGGGCATCTCGGCGGCCACGCTGGCGATCT
It encodes the following:
- a CDS encoding DUF445 domain-containing protein is translated as MTTVGLATTSFIDWEGLTGQSKFVIDMVSIPIFSAIAGLITNWTGVLMLFAPTQFTGFYVPGLKTLFPLLPRKVQILPIFAPNGILGFQGFIPCRAEKMASLIVDMSIARIGGIADFYQQLEPDKMAEQMAREARPHIRRIAGDVINSNHRWLWDALPAPAQDSVIATIDARVPAISQRAFARVGDHIDDLLNVKLMTVNHLRRNPAVLSDIFKGMGAPELRFMVKIGALGFLFGIPLALYLNWVHEAHPPILSAVPSWLVVLAGAAIIGVVVNILAIKIVFEPGDPQPRYKYLWKQGIFPKRQYEAAAQVATMMSEKVLTVTNFTRELLFGASGDKTASYLAEVVAEEVDQIFTPLAVSVGRTLRVVDWDDLERKVSQEIVDLAPEVFYSEEFNDEKAKKIADFATTKFRELPPAEFSEMLYAAIEQDAWLLYVHGGLLGVLVGAVHLLLFGW
- a CDS encoding Abi-alpha family protein, coding for MGHKGKKKDKRPEPTDGQSLGLLGALGEIALGATKNVDPRSSAGRHSVDGRHSVDRSDDALGVVTNALTDVARALRGESAPRGEGEHTRKSEGEDIDASVKPLGALGILGNVMGLPNNPVTDAMDTVANVAMGPVLGAGQLASAPLAGVTEALGRVLGTQASAESAAALRKRGSALIRISYQPDCQRRDMHPSFLRIIDELLPDEARILRFMAVAGTQPVIDVRTKTLFQIGSVLLASGITMVAQMAGCHWPDRDHHYFANLHRLGLLNFSREPVEDYRRYALLEVQPAAVHAIESVPKAVTIYRSLRLTPFGEQFIDVCFDTEGYHAGGWDTDGRQDKIIGKGPPALRHKD
- a CDS encoding PucR family transcriptional regulator encodes the protein MTPMRPMSGSAVHDLVARARQDLGRLVDDAYTAIREQVDCYRHADVVSADELRQSISRNLGGLLDALVEPARSAHLGAAGETGRTRARQRAPLPEVLQAFRIGNTMLWDHLAAQVRGTVDLRSLGAFAEVATLLWHLCDAQAQTLTEVYRDATAELVAAQERRRSALVDALFSGQIVLNCGPWEVGKMLGLSLDGSLVVVVVETSGPPQDGRAVVEKRLAEHGMISAWHVNSSLYAGVISLRDDQHGLMLRVLREAGATRAGLSPVYRSLADTPRAFHLARTALAEIPPGDAALREFSPSPLAGLVARDPDEGRRMAQDVLGAVLDLPVEDRQGLLETLRAFFDEGGSTERTARALHCHPNTVRYRLHRIAELTGRSLSEPRALAELVTATYALGQHDDARRGGTFPRRPTG
- a CDS encoding SDR family oxidoreductase, which produces MDNIRGKTIAITGAARGIGYATAKALLAHGARVVIGDRDVALQESAVVELTKLGPVSGYPLDVTDRESFATFLDKARTDGGGHIDVLINNAGVMPIGPFLEQTEQSIRSSIEVNVYGVLTGCQLALPEMVKRRSGHVINIASLSGLIPLPGQVVYVGAKYAVVGLSTALADEMAPHGVNVSVVMPPFTNTDLIAGTKSSGPIKPVEPEEIAAAIIKTLNKPKTHVSVPPPLRFTAQAAQLLPPRGRRRLNKALGLDTVFLEYDAAKRKSYEDRAQAAQGVIES
- a CDS encoding aminotransferase class IV produces the protein MTVTDAGTSNLVAVEPGAIREATPAGSVIQYSDYELDESSPFAGGAAWIEGEFIPAEDAKISIFDTGFGHSDLTYTVAHVWHGNIFRLGDHLDRLLDGAAKLRLDAGYSKDELAEITKKCVSLSQLRESFVNLTVTRGYGKRKGEKDLTKLTHQVYIYAIPYLWAFPPAEQIFGTTAVVPRHVRRAGRNTVDPTIKNYQWGDLTAASFEAKDRGARTAILMDADNCVAEGPGFNVVIVKDGKLASPSRNALPGITRKTVFEIADQMGIEATLRDVTSYELYEADELMAVTTAGGVTPINTLDGEPIGKGEPGPLTAAIRDRFWALMDEPSSLIEPITY
- a CDS encoding LysR family transcriptional regulator, which produces MTDVTLRQLRYFAVLGEELNYRRAAERLFITQPALSTAIKQLEQAFGVVLLNRNTREVALTDLGAAWLPQVQQALAGVDAVVANLVTLSGTRQGRLRVGYLIGTGADLLFRIVRHFEAAYPDVRVEPIEFDFADPTAGLAAGTTDVALIRPPVDLPEHRMLILDSETWVACLPRDHRLADRTEVHIAELLDDPIVCAPVTAGTWRDYWLAMDARGNRPPTIAAVAATYEAETTSIARGLGISFTTSSVARFYDRPGIVYVPIVDRPASHVALAWHPAAITPQADALIRHVQREWNFGEGEEVAVPATQH